The following proteins are encoded in a genomic region of Mahella australiensis 50-1 BON:
- a CDS encoding sirohydrochlorin chelatase: MNSMTSDKTDGILILAHGSRASEASYVLQSITDKVKSKWSYCPVYTASLQFEHPDIEEAVNAMVGKGIKRIVLVPLFLFPGNHMQIDIPTLIDRMKKHYPNTEIVLSGYIGNDDRIADIVIDKALEGVARLNGAHNRP, translated from the coding sequence ATGAACAGCATGACTTCAGATAAGACAGACGGCATATTGATTTTGGCCCACGGTAGCCGAGCCAGCGAAGCATCGTACGTACTACAGTCCATAACGGACAAGGTAAAGTCGAAATGGTCTTATTGCCCTGTATATACCGCTTCATTGCAATTTGAGCATCCTGATATAGAAGAGGCAGTGAACGCTATGGTAGGGAAAGGCATAAAGCGCATAGTGCTGGTACCGCTGTTTCTTTTCCCAGGAAATCATATGCAAATAGATATACCTACTTTGATAGATAGAATGAAAAAACATTACCCGAATACTGAAATTGTATTGAGCGGTTACATAGGCAATGATGACAGAATAGCCGATATCGTCATAGACAAAGCTTTGGAAGGAGTAGCACGTTTAAATGGCGCACATAACAGACCCTAA
- a CDS encoding precorrin-8X methylmutase: MAHITDPKVIENTSMDIIDGLLAYKRWDDKFYPIVKRVVHTTADPVFAELLEASRDAVDAGIEALKKGCVIITDTRMAQAGINKKRLQKLNCEVRCGIDDPSIEMMAMHESMTRAAAAIRTQSALAPRAIFAIGNAPTALYELGELIEGGKIQPYLIIGVPVGFVGAADSKEYIKTLEAPFIVINGPKGGSNIAAGIVNALLIEASKGGEVLCI, translated from the coding sequence ATGGCGCACATAACAGACCCTAAGGTAATTGAAAACACCAGTATGGATATAATAGACGGGCTCTTGGCATACAAGCGATGGGACGATAAATTTTATCCTATAGTAAAAAGGGTGGTGCATACCACTGCCGACCCTGTTTTTGCAGAGCTGTTAGAGGCTAGCCGAGATGCTGTGGATGCCGGTATAGAGGCATTAAAAAAAGGATGCGTTATAATAACCGACACGCGCATGGCTCAAGCTGGCATAAATAAGAAGCGGCTGCAAAAATTGAATTGTGAAGTCCGATGCGGCATAGACGATCCCTCTATAGAGATGATGGCTATGCATGAGAGCATGACCAGAGCGGCCGCTGCCATAAGAACCCAATCTGCATTGGCACCACGGGCTATATTTGCTATAGGGAATGCGCCTACCGCGCTCTATGAGCTGGGTGAACTTATAGAAGGTGGCAAGATCCAGCCGTATTTGATCATAGGCGTACCGGTAGGGTTTGTGGGTGCGGCTGATTCTAAAGAATACATAAAAACTTTAGAAGCGCCGTTTATCGTAATCAATGGGCCTAAGGGCGGCAGCAATATAGCGGCGGGTATAGTAAATGCGCTGCTCATAGAGGCTTCGAAAGGAGGTGAGGTTTTATGCATTTAG
- a CDS encoding energy-coupling factor ABC transporter permease — protein MHLADGTLPAGWCIAYGVLAVSGVAISGRSYKKSLQDKPEIKPMVAIMAAATFVMTAIELPIPVTGSTSHPAATPLVSLLIGPKLTIIVSTVVLLLQALLLGEGGITTLGANIVTMGIIGAFTAFVVYYTMLKLKANIGVAAGLAGFIGDMAVYVGVSLQLSLALGMHDIGKHIMAFLALYMPTQLPIALLEGLFTGGVVLFIYGRRPDLLFTGE, from the coding sequence ATGCATTTAGCCGATGGTACATTACCTGCAGGATGGTGTATCGCATACGGCGTTTTAGCCGTAAGTGGTGTCGCTATTAGCGGCAGAAGCTATAAAAAGTCATTGCAAGACAAACCGGAAATCAAACCGATGGTAGCTATAATGGCTGCCGCGACGTTCGTTATGACGGCAATAGAATTGCCCATACCTGTTACGGGTAGTACGTCCCATCCTGCTGCCACGCCGTTAGTTTCATTGCTAATCGGGCCTAAACTTACTATAATAGTCAGCACTGTGGTTTTGCTGTTGCAAGCATTACTTCTTGGCGAGGGTGGCATAACAACCCTGGGCGCAAATATCGTTACAATGGGTATTATCGGCGCTTTTACAGCCTTTGTTGTATATTATACAATGCTAAAGCTAAAGGCCAATATAGGCGTAGCGGCCGGGTTAGCTGGCTTTATAGGAGATATGGCGGTTTATGTAGGTGTTTCTCTGCAGTTGTCTTTGGCTCTGGGAATGCATGATATAGGCAAGCATATTATGGCTTTTTTAGCGCTTTACATGCCTACGCAGTTGCCTATAGCATTGCTTGAGGGACTATTTACAGGTGGCGTCGTTTTATTTATATACGGTCGCAGACCGGATCTGCTCTTTACTGGAGAATGA
- a CDS encoding energy-coupling factor transporter transmembrane component T family protein, with the protein MKDELYIILSMLMIILIVIINKPAFAIAALILSIALHILYRMPLKRLLMRWTLALLLGFSIVMAHTFMYGQVVLHTWHIGAMTLTMYADGLTNGLRMLLNILVCVYVMALMTYRVRIERLTSIIGSLAILKPFVEITSMTYRYISMLYEQLLTIYRAQRMRLGYINWKKGIRSAGYLGGMVIIRAFDRSTEVYKAMKARGYND; encoded by the coding sequence ATGAAGGATGAGCTATATATTATTTTATCAATGCTAATGATAATTTTGATCGTTATTATAAACAAACCTGCTTTTGCTATTGCCGCTTTAATACTATCGATCGCATTGCATATTTTATACCGTATGCCGTTGAAAAGGCTGTTGATGCGATGGACGCTGGCTTTATTGTTAGGATTTAGTATCGTTATGGCACATACGTTCATGTATGGGCAAGTGGTTCTTCATACATGGCATATTGGTGCGATGACATTGACGATGTATGCAGATGGTTTGACGAATGGATTGCGTATGCTGCTGAATATTCTAGTATGCGTATATGTCATGGCGCTTATGACATATCGTGTCCGAATAGAACGTTTGACAAGCATAATTGGAAGCCTTGCGATATTGAAGCCGTTTGTTGAGATAACGTCTATGACCTACCGTTACATAAGCATGCTGTATGAGCAACTGTTGACTATCTATCGCGCTCAACGCATGCGCCTGGGTTATATAAATTGGAAGAAAGGTATTAGATCAGCAGGATATTTGGGTGGTATGGTCATCATTCGTGCCTTTGACAGGAGTACGGAAGTGTACAAGGCTATGAAAGCGAGAGGTTATAATGACTGA
- a CDS encoding energy-coupling factor ABC transporter ATP-binding protein: MTDSDIMIEDLCFQYPGGHVALEHINMYVKCGSISALLGANGSGKSTLLQCMAGLLRPQHGKIYIQGKPIASYKKELYKKVGMIFQNPDDQLFEPTVSDDIAYGLINLGFNTFEIHQAIDHIAARLNIGDMLDKSIGSLSCGEKKKVAMAGVLVMQPDILLLDEPTSGLDPLSAYELMQLVKDISISTGVSVIVATHDVDMVPVFCDYVFVLQAGHLCLSGSPEEVFMCKKAVRDARLRLPRIEHLVEILHRDGMNIDTTCFTIGQARRQLLKLVGKK; the protein is encoded by the coding sequence ATGACTGATTCAGATATAATGATTGAGGATTTATGTTTTCAATATCCGGGAGGACATGTTGCTTTAGAACATATCAATATGTATGTAAAATGCGGGAGTATATCTGCTCTTTTAGGCGCAAACGGCAGTGGCAAGAGCACATTGCTTCAATGCATGGCAGGACTTTTGAGGCCACAGCATGGCAAAATATATATTCAAGGCAAGCCTATTGCAAGTTATAAGAAAGAACTTTATAAAAAGGTAGGGATGATATTTCAAAATCCGGATGATCAACTTTTTGAGCCCACAGTTTCCGATGATATTGCCTATGGTCTGATTAATTTAGGGTTTAATACCTTTGAAATACATCAAGCGATAGATCACATAGCCGCTCGCCTCAATATCGGGGATATGCTCGATAAATCGATAGGTAGTCTAAGTTGCGGGGAGAAGAAAAAGGTAGCTATGGCAGGCGTGCTAGTTATGCAACCTGATATATTGCTGCTCGATGAACCGACTTCAGGCTTGGACCCGCTATCTGCTTACGAACTTATGCAGCTTGTAAAAGATATATCTATAAGTACTGGTGTGTCGGTTATAGTAGCCACTCATGATGTCGATATGGTACCTGTATTCTGCGATTATGTCTTTGTCCTTCAAGCAGGGCACCTTTGTTTAAGCGGTTCTCCTGAGGAGGTTTTTATGTGCAAAAAAGCCGTGAGGGATGCTAGATTGAGATTGCCCCGCATAGAGCATCTTGTGGAGATACTACACAGAGACGGCATGAACATCGATACAACCTGTTTTACCATAGGGCAGGCGCGACGCCAATTACTGAAATTGGTAGGCAAAAAATAA